In one Pseudodesulfovibrio tunisiensis genomic region, the following are encoded:
- a CDS encoding adenylyl-sulfate kinase, with protein sequence MVVWIIGLSGAGKTTLAEETVRLMRKAGKKVALLDGDAVREVFGNDLGHSLADRRRNAERLCRLGAFLEGQGINVVCAILSVFRESRAWNREHLERYHEVFIDTPMSDLMNRDPKGLYRKALAGEIRDFPGVDLEFPVPDSPDLVIRNAGSVQALLDHAPALASLVDQA encoded by the coding sequence GTGGTTGTTTGGATAATCGGATTGTCCGGGGCCGGGAAAACCACGTTGGCGGAGGAAACCGTCCGACTGATGCGCAAGGCCGGGAAAAAGGTCGCGCTGCTGGATGGCGACGCTGTGCGCGAGGTGTTCGGCAACGATCTGGGGCATTCCCTTGCGGACCGCAGGCGCAATGCGGAACGGCTGTGTCGGCTCGGAGCTTTTCTGGAAGGGCAGGGAATCAACGTGGTCTGCGCCATTCTGTCCGTGTTCCGCGAATCCAGAGCATGGAATCGGGAGCATCTCGAAAGGTATCATGAAGTTTTCATCGATACGCCCATGTCGGATCTGATGAATCGGGATCCCAAGGGGCTGTACAGGAAGGCTCTTGCCGGGGAAATCCGGGATTTCCCCGGAGTCGATCTGGAATTCCCGGTTCCCGATTCGCCGGATCTGGTGATTCGGAATGCCGGGAGCGTGCAGGCTCTTCTCGACCATGCTCCGGCTCTGGCTTCACTGGTGGATCAGGCATGA
- a CDS encoding formyltransferase family protein, translating to MAALNAVGMVLADTSRSRVYLQALEAHGLGPSHAFVLPSPDRRPGQVGDDAAGRCAVPWGEVDLGRDVFSLLKESDIPHDVLPSADINAVETVRLLATSPCDVFIYSGFGGVILRSPVLNCGKRFLHVHGGFLPDYKGSTTNYYSYLQDGECGASAIFMTDRIDSGPVLHRIRVVPESDLLEMDHVLDSCYRARVLCETLASYRDSGEWPVVDVAGQGRVHYIMHPLLRHVAICKSREAFRG from the coding sequence ATGGCTGCGTTGAACGCTGTCGGCATGGTGCTCGCGGACACTTCGCGATCGCGCGTGTATCTTCAGGCGTTGGAGGCGCATGGACTCGGACCGTCCCACGCCTTTGTGCTGCCAAGCCCGGACAGGCGTCCCGGACAGGTCGGGGACGATGCCGCCGGTCGCTGCGCCGTTCCATGGGGCGAGGTCGATCTGGGGCGGGATGTCTTTTCTCTGCTGAAGGAATCGGACATTCCGCATGACGTGCTTCCCTCGGCAGACATCAATGCGGTCGAGACCGTGCGTCTTCTGGCCACCAGCCCGTGCGACGTGTTCATCTATTCCGGGTTCGGCGGAGTCATTCTCCGTTCCCCGGTGTTGAACTGCGGCAAGCGGTTCCTGCACGTTCACGGGGGCTTCCTGCCCGACTACAAGGGGAGCACCACGAATTATTACAGTTATTTGCAGGATGGGGAGTGCGGTGCCTCGGCCATCTTCATGACCGACAGGATCGATTCGGGCCCCGTGTTGCACCGGATCAGGGTTGTTCCGGAGTCCGATCTGCTGGAAATGGATCATGTTCTGGATTCCTGCTACCGCGCCCGGGTATTGTGCGAAACCCTTGCCTCGTATCGGGATTCCGGCGAATGGCCTGTTGTCGATGTTGCCGGACAGGGGCGCGTCCACTACATCATGCATCCCCTGTTGCGACATGTCGCGATCTGCAAAAGTCGGGAGGCGTTTCGTGGATAG
- the hisF gene encoding imidazole glycerol phosphate synthase subunit HisF: protein MLKHRIAAKLLIAGGICVQSRQFRFRQPIGKPEIAISHLNTWGVDEIVCLHADNAGRFDADDFKAIARYARHCLVPLSIGGGFGSVEQMCQALHCGADKIVVNTLLHTNPDVISAATERFGRQCMIISVDVRRENDNWCVCTHGGRQRAPLSLKETLTRAEACGAGEILLQSMDREGTGTGLDRDLLKEISGLTNVPVILGGGYGRPSHLVPVFSAGISAVAIGNALHHTEHSVCLIKAFLDDREIPVRHDLPLRYGPKQIDSQGRPAGIDERELLKLRFQGISPMVI from the coding sequence ATGCTGAAACACCGCATAGCCGCCAAGCTGCTCATCGCCGGCGGAATCTGTGTCCAAAGCCGACAATTCCGGTTCCGCCAGCCCATAGGCAAACCGGAAATAGCGATTTCCCACCTCAACACCTGGGGCGTGGATGAAATCGTCTGCCTGCACGCGGACAACGCAGGCCGATTCGATGCCGACGATTTCAAGGCCATTGCCCGATATGCCCGACACTGTCTGGTGCCCCTGTCAATCGGCGGCGGCTTCGGTTCCGTTGAACAAATGTGTCAGGCCCTGCATTGCGGTGCGGACAAGATCGTCGTCAACACGCTTCTCCACACCAATCCCGATGTCATTTCCGCAGCAACCGAACGCTTCGGCAGGCAGTGCATGATCATTTCCGTGGACGTGCGCCGCGAAAACGACAACTGGTGCGTCTGCACGCACGGCGGCAGACAGCGTGCCCCTCTCTCCCTCAAGGAGACCCTGACACGGGCCGAAGCCTGCGGAGCCGGTGAAATACTGCTCCAAAGCATGGACCGCGAAGGCACAGGAACCGGCCTTGATCGAGATCTGCTCAAGGAAATATCGGGTTTGACCAATGTGCCCGTCATTCTTGGCGGAGGATACGGCAGGCCGAGCCACCTCGTCCCGGTCTTTTCCGCCGGGATTTCGGCTGTGGCCATAGGCAACGCCCTGCATCACACGGAACACAGCGTCTGTCTGATCAAGGCGTTCCTCGATGACCGGGAAATCCCGGTGCGGCACGACCTGCCTCTGCGCTACGGTCCGAAGCAGATCGACAGTCAGGGCCGTCCTGCCGGAATCGACGAAAGGGAACTCCTGAAACTTCGCTTTCAGGGCATCTCCCCCATGGTCATCTGA
- a CDS encoding PEP-utilizing enzyme, with the protein MFSFCTKANTLDQLRCHIHRCVIPDNHVFTVEQWHSDSAAVLDAVRDAFHCPAVIVRSSARGEDSVESSMAGMFDSVPDVPLSSEDEALSRAVESVIASYAKVRGENPEDQILIQPMLQDIDMAGVVFTQDLNSGAPYYIINYDDSSGRFDSVTAGNGDINRTLAVRRDFVSSVTSSRFRKLLAAVDEIESLTGCDCLDIEFIVSSDETVHVVQIRPMAVSRNWNRSVTRRVNDVLEGVKAFVKDRMRPVFGAAGSRSVFGIMPDWNPVEMLGAAPRRLAVSLYEHLITDSVWAEARAEMGYRDMSNRPLMVGLGGRQYIDVRESFNSFLPAEVRPELAETLVSLWLDRLVAHPELHDKVEFEVAVTVHTPDFRTHVAPRLLAGLSPDRLDEFEDALKQLTRQILDDDFGLLRANLDRVERLDKLNGDRERVGDGAVSRLLFIRMLLEDCRINGTRPFSIVARCAFIAESMLRSLINLKALRPERAQEFRSSIRTVLSDFLDDLALLQDGVLPRKEFLKRYGHLRPSSYDILSLRYDQRPLLPSSHDGREELRSCREEFVPTPEERMRIDAALAGTGYGVDAEGLFRFMREAIAGREYVKFKFSRHLSSCIELIAAWGEGVGLTREELAHLDIRDILACASHVPCDETIESSLRDIAARNASEFRVTQALRLPYLIVEPSDVDVVPLLKSRPNFVTTKAVQAPLVHLRGDELKIPELKDKIVLVEGADPGFDWIFSHRIAGLVTKYGGANSHMAIRCAELDLPAAIGCGEQLFAKFLGASEIRLDCASEHILTL; encoded by the coding sequence ATGTTTTCCTTCTGCACCAAGGCGAATACGTTGGACCAGTTGCGTTGTCACATCCATCGATGCGTGATCCCGGACAATCATGTGTTCACCGTGGAGCAGTGGCACAGTGACAGCGCTGCGGTGCTTGATGCGGTTCGCGACGCGTTCCATTGTCCGGCCGTCATCGTCCGGAGCAGCGCCCGGGGAGAGGACAGCGTGGAATCCTCCATGGCCGGCATGTTCGACAGCGTGCCCGATGTGCCCCTGTCGTCCGAAGATGAAGCCCTGTCCCGTGCCGTGGAAAGCGTGATAGCCTCCTATGCGAAGGTGAGGGGAGAGAATCCGGAGGATCAGATTCTGATCCAGCCCATGTTGCAGGACATCGATATGGCAGGCGTGGTCTTTACCCAGGACCTGAACAGCGGGGCACCCTACTACATCATCAATTACGATGACTCGTCGGGACGGTTCGACTCCGTCACGGCCGGGAACGGAGACATCAACCGTACCCTGGCAGTGCGTCGCGATTTCGTTTCCAGCGTGACTTCGTCGAGATTCCGCAAGCTGCTTGCCGCCGTGGACGAGATCGAGTCCCTGACCGGATGCGATTGTCTGGATATCGAATTCATCGTCTCCAGCGACGAGACCGTTCATGTCGTGCAGATCAGGCCCATGGCCGTGAGCAGGAATTGGAACCGCAGCGTGACCCGCCGCGTCAACGATGTGCTCGAAGGGGTGAAGGCGTTCGTGAAGGACCGGATGCGTCCGGTGTTCGGGGCGGCAGGTTCCCGTTCGGTCTTCGGCATCATGCCGGACTGGAATCCCGTGGAAATGCTGGGCGCGGCTCCGCGCAGGCTCGCGGTTTCCCTGTACGAGCATCTGATTACGGATTCGGTCTGGGCCGAGGCCCGGGCGGAGATGGGGTACAGGGACATGAGCAACCGGCCGCTCATGGTCGGGCTGGGCGGCCGCCAGTACATCGATGTGCGCGAGAGCTTCAACTCCTTTCTGCCCGCCGAGGTGCGCCCGGAACTGGCCGAAACGCTGGTTTCCCTCTGGCTGGACCGTTTGGTGGCGCATCCGGAATTGCATGACAAGGTCGAGTTCGAGGTGGCCGTCACGGTGCACACTCCGGATTTCCGGACGCATGTCGCGCCTCGGTTGCTGGCCGGTCTTTCGCCGGATCGGCTGGACGAGTTCGAGGATGCGCTCAAGCAACTGACCCGGCAAATTCTTGATGACGACTTCGGACTGTTGCGAGCCAATCTCGACAGAGTGGAGCGGCTGGACAAGTTGAATGGCGACCGGGAGCGCGTGGGCGACGGCGCCGTGTCCCGGCTCCTGTTCATCCGGATGCTGCTGGAGGATTGCCGCATCAACGGAACCCGGCCGTTTTCCATTGTTGCCAGATGCGCGTTCATTGCCGAGAGCATGCTTCGCTCCCTGATCAACCTCAAGGCTCTTCGGCCGGAACGGGCGCAGGAGTTCCGGAGTTCGATCCGGACCGTGCTTTCCGATTTTCTTGATGATCTGGCGCTATTGCAGGACGGTGTCCTGCCCCGCAAGGAGTTCCTGAAGAGATACGGGCATCTGCGTCCCAGTTCCTACGACATACTTTCCCTGCGTTACGACCAGCGGCCGCTGTTGCCTTCGTCGCATGACGGCAGGGAGGAGCTGCGGTCATGCCGTGAGGAATTCGTTCCGACTCCGGAGGAGAGGATGCGGATTGATGCGGCGCTGGCCGGGACCGGATACGGAGTGGATGCCGAAGGACTGTTCCGCTTCATGCGCGAGGCCATAGCAGGACGGGAATATGTCAAGTTCAAGTTCTCCCGGCATCTGAGTTCCTGCATAGAACTGATTGCGGCCTGGGGCGAGGGGGTGGGCCTTACCCGGGAGGAACTGGCCCATCTGGACATTCGGGACATTCTTGCCTGCGCCTCTCATGTGCCGTGCGACGAGACCATCGAGTCCTCGCTGCGTGACATTGCGGCGCGCAATGCCAGTGAATTTCGGGTCACGCAGGCCCTCAGGCTGCCATACCTCATTGTTGAGCCTTCCGATGTGGATGTGGTCCCTCTGTTGAAGTCACGTCCGAATTTTGTTACCACGAAAGCAGTTCAGGCTCCCCTGGTCCACCTTCGCGGTGACGAGCTCAAGATTCCGGAATTAAAGGACAAGATAGTCCTTGTCGAGGGAGCCGATCCCGGGTTCGACTGGATATTCTCCCACCGGATCGCCGGATTGGTTACCAAGTACGGCGGGGCCAATTCCCATATGGCCATTCGGTGCGCCGAACTCGACCTTCCTGCCGCCATCGGCTGCGGCGAGCAACTGTTTGCCAAGTTTCTCGGTGCGTCCGAAATCAGGCTTGATTGCGCTTCGGAACACATTCTCACCCTTTAG
- a CDS encoding NTP transferase domain-containing protein: MVAIILAAGSGTRLRPLTESRPKCMVEVCGHSLIRTQLEVLRRCGIRNIVVVGGYLADRLDAPGAERLVSPDHAISNMVWTLKKAVRAMNDDVVVSYGDIIYPPHVLTALLQSPHGISVAVDAGWRSYWEARFPDALDDAESLRLGRDGSILEIGGRPGALDEIEGQYIGLMRFRGEEAARVRDLLGSMEEDSSVNGKPAMNAYMTDFLQSLIDAGHRVSAVPFHGNWCEVDSPEDLAVAQTRAREWVASLFAGGAN; this comes from the coding sequence ATGGTTGCGATAATTCTTGCCGCAGGCAGCGGGACACGGCTTCGTCCGCTGACCGAGTCCCGGCCGAAGTGCATGGTCGAGGTCTGCGGTCATTCCCTGATTCGGACCCAGCTTGAGGTCCTGCGTCGGTGCGGAATCCGGAACATCGTGGTTGTTGGCGGATATCTGGCCGACAGACTGGATGCGCCCGGGGCGGAGCGTCTGGTTTCTCCGGATCACGCCATATCCAACATGGTGTGGACGTTGAAGAAGGCTGTCCGGGCCATGAACGATGACGTTGTCGTTTCCTATGGTGACATCATCTATCCTCCGCATGTGCTCACGGCCCTTCTGCAAAGTCCGCATGGAATTTCCGTGGCCGTGGATGCGGGATGGCGATCGTACTGGGAAGCCCGTTTTCCCGATGCTCTGGATGACGCCGAGTCTCTTCGCCTCGGCAGGGACGGAAGCATTCTTGAAATAGGCGGCAGGCCGGGGGCTTTGGACGAGATCGAGGGCCAGTATATCGGCCTCATGCGGTTTCGCGGCGAGGAAGCGGCCCGCGTGCGGGATTTGCTGGGCAGCATGGAAGAGGATTCTTCAGTGAATGGCAAACCTGCCATGAATGCATACATGACCGATTTCCTTCAGTCTCTGATAGACGCCGGGCATCGGGTGTCTGCCGTGCCGTTTCACGGCAACTGGTGCGAAGTGGATTCTCCGGAGGATCTTGCTGTTGCGCAGACGCGTGCCCGGGAGTGGGTGGCGTCGCTGTTTGCCGGAGGCGCCAACTGA
- a CDS encoding gamma-glutamyl-gamma-aminobutyrate hydrolase family protein (Members of this family of hydrolases with an active site Cys residue belong to MEROPS family C26.): protein MRNRPVIAMTQQVQVVPARNEVRDCLDAAWTEFLDACGFDLIPVPTRVANCEAFLERVGADGIVLSGGGGFFSLEPENASPEREALEARMIAFALRKNIPLLGVCRGMQALVLHFGGELARVPGHVGVMHSVSVLSGLPGHERVNSFHDFGIPVRMLPDSLTPLALADDGTVEAVASRQGRCLGIMWHPERCAPFAARDIELFENFFCRG from the coding sequence ATGAGGAACCGGCCCGTCATAGCCATGACCCAGCAGGTGCAGGTCGTGCCTGCCCGGAACGAGGTCCGGGATTGTCTGGATGCGGCATGGACGGAATTTCTCGATGCCTGCGGATTCGACTTGATTCCGGTGCCCACTCGCGTGGCGAATTGCGAAGCCTTTCTGGAGCGGGTCGGCGCAGACGGCATTGTACTGTCAGGGGGCGGCGGCTTCTTTTCGCTGGAGCCGGAGAACGCCTCACCGGAAAGAGAGGCGCTGGAAGCTCGGATGATTGCCTTTGCCCTGAGGAAAAACATTCCTCTGCTGGGCGTGTGTCGAGGCATGCAGGCGCTTGTCCTGCATTTTGGCGGGGAGCTGGCGCGGGTGCCCGGCCATGTGGGAGTCATGCATTCCGTGTCCGTGCTGTCAGGTCTTCCGGGGCATGAGCGGGTCAATTCGTTTCATGATTTCGGCATTCCCGTTCGGATGTTGCCGGATTCCCTGACGCCTCTTGCCCTGGCTGACGACGGCACGGTCGAGGCGGTCGCGTCCCGGCAGGGCCGTTGTCTGGGGATCATGTGGCATCCGGAGCGATGCGCTCCCTTTGCTGCCCGGGATATTGAGCTTTTCGAAAACTTTTTTTGCCGAGGATGA
- the hisH gene encoding imidazole glycerol phosphate synthase subunit HisH — MQEKETTPTGSPVTFSGAIIRSYAEQGIVPPRIGIISLDSGNIRSVANALSILGAEVREIRTPKESAGLNGAMIPGVGAFPAAMRNLKRNGLDKALAELARQGLPLFGICLGMQLLTNSSDEFEPTPGLGLVPGQTRTMKAAQLPLPHVGWNRIRIAQGVPMYSGIPDNTHFYFDHSYAVSCDRTVISARADYGGSFVASVCSSNIWGTQFHPEKSQLWGLKLLRNFLDFTIDARGAC, encoded by the coding sequence ATGCAGGAAAAAGAAACGACACCAACAGGTTCCCCGGTCACATTTTCCGGCGCGATCATCCGTTCCTACGCGGAACAGGGCATTGTCCCGCCGCGCATCGGAATCATCAGCCTCGACAGCGGCAACATCCGTTCCGTTGCCAATGCCCTGTCCATTCTCGGGGCGGAAGTGCGGGAAATCCGCACCCCGAAGGAATCCGCCGGTCTGAATGGCGCAATGATCCCGGGCGTGGGAGCGTTTCCCGCAGCCATGCGCAACCTGAAACGAAACGGGCTGGACAAGGCTCTGGCAGAACTGGCCAGACAGGGGCTTCCCCTGTTCGGCATATGCCTTGGCATGCAGCTCCTGACCAACTCTTCCGACGAATTCGAACCCACTCCGGGTCTTGGACTCGTCCCGGGGCAGACTCGAACCATGAAAGCCGCGCAACTTCCCCTGCCGCATGTCGGCTGGAACCGAATACGCATCGCGCAAGGCGTGCCCATGTACTCGGGCATCCCGGACAACACCCACTTCTACTTCGACCACTCCTACGCGGTATCCTGCGACCGGACCGTCATCTCGGCAAGAGCGGACTATGGCGGCTCCTTTGTCGCATCCGTGTGCAGCAGCAACATCTGGGGAACGCAGTTCCATCCAGAAAAAAGCCAGCTCTGGGGTCTCAAGCTGCTCAGAAACTTTCTCGACTTCACGATCGACGCGAGGGGCGCATGCTGA
- a CDS encoding class I SAM-dependent methyltransferase — translation MKLLNIGCGSRHHPDWINMDVKPRSPDVLEGDPVRGLALDDRSMDAVYASHVVEHFTRHDSLTAVREFLRVLRPGGVLRVAVPDFEIMARLYLDLLDRAIAGDRTAQERYEWIVVEMFDQMVRTVPGGEMLEYWARDPLPAGDFVLDRCGQEAANAVAMLRRRGHVPAPRPRTAEELGAFRLSGEVHQWMYDRHSLSGLLLRAGFAAPRVVRADESAIPGFAGYDLDTDASGAVRKPDSLFMEAVRPEE, via the coding sequence ATGAAGCTGCTCAACATCGGGTGCGGCAGCCGACATCATCCCGACTGGATCAACATGGACGTGAAGCCGCGCAGCCCCGACGTGCTGGAGGGCGATCCGGTCCGTGGACTGGCACTGGACGATCGGAGCATGGATGCGGTGTACGCCTCGCATGTTGTGGAGCATTTCACCCGGCATGACAGCCTGACTGCGGTCAGGGAATTCCTCCGGGTACTCCGGCCCGGCGGGGTGCTTCGCGTGGCCGTGCCGGATTTCGAGATCATGGCCCGTCTGTATCTGGACCTGCTCGACCGGGCGATTGCCGGCGACCGGACGGCGCAGGAGCGGTACGAATGGATCGTTGTCGAGATGTTCGACCAGATGGTCAGGACCGTGCCGGGCGGCGAGATGCTGGAGTACTGGGCCCGGGATCCCCTGCCTGCCGGAGATTTCGTTCTGGACCGGTGCGGACAGGAGGCGGCGAATGCCGTGGCCATGCTGCGCAGGCGGGGCCATGTGCCCGCTCCGCGTCCCCGGACCGCCGAGGAGCTCGGCGCATTCCGCCTTTCCGGCGAGGTGCATCAGTGGATGTACGACCGCCATTCCCTGAGCGGGCTTCTGCTCCGGGCCGGTTTTGCTGCTCCGAGAGTCGTGCGGGCCGACGAGTCCGCCATCCCGGGATTCGCGGGGTACGATCTGGACACCGATGCCTCGGGCGCAGTGCGCAAGCCGGATTCCCTGTTCATGGAAGCGGTCAGGCCCGAGGAGTGA